One Solanum pennellii chromosome 9, SPENNV200 DNA segment encodes these proteins:
- the LOC107030618 gene encoding abscisic acid receptor PYL4-like: MPPKSSLLLQRITTTTTSGKQRTPIPCTTQVPDSITSHHTHFVSPNQCCSAVIQRISAPISTVWSVLRRFDNPQAYKHFVKSCHVIGGDGKVGTVREVRVISGLPAANSMERLEILDEERHVISFSVVGGDHRLVNYRSVTTLHSDQSSGTTIVVESYVVDIPHGNTKEETCVFVDTIVKCNLQSLAQIVENSNTTNLK, from the coding sequence atgcctCCAAAATCATCACTTTTACTCCAAAGAATCACCACAACCACTACCTCCGGTAAACAACGTACACCAATACCATGTACTACTCAAGTTCCCGATTCAATCACTTCTCATCATACTCATTTCGTTAGCCCTAACCAGTGTTGCTCCGCCGTGATCCAACGTATCTCCGCCCCAATCTCCACCGTTTGGTCCGTACTCCGTCGCTTCGACAACCCTCAAGCATACAAACACTTCGTCAAAAGCTGCCACGTCATCGGTGGCGATGGGAAGGTGGGGACCGTCCGTGAAGTGCGGGTCATATCGGGCCTACCAGCTGCTAACAGCATGGAGAGACTTGAGATCCTTGATGAGGAACGCCACGTCATCAGCTTCAGCGTCGTAGGCGGGGACCACCGCCTGGTGAATTACCGATCTGTTACCACACTCCACTCCGATCAAAGCTCAGGGACGACCATAGTTGTCGAATCGTACGTTGTTGATATACCTCATGGGAATACTAAAGAAGAAACATGTGTCTTTGTGGATACAATTGTTAAATGTAACCTTCAATCTCTTGCTCAGATCGTTGAGAATTCAAATACTACAAATTTGAAATGA
- the LOC107030872 gene encoding uncharacterized protein At5g01610-like codes for MDMVMNKAGSYLIGQKAGKEFNSVTNDLNNLQNSITGGTKKLVNKMKGKTQRPLPELLKEYEIPTGIFPREATNYEFNEETKKLTVHLPEICEITYRDASIVRFNNTVSVHIEKGKLDEIEGMKTKVMFLFITVSVILFEQTEIHFTAGLRRTRPRNAYEAIRDGIGIDKF; via the exons ATGGATATGGTGATGAACAAGGCAGGTTCGTATTTGATTGGTCAGAAAGCTGGCAAGGAATTCAATTCCGTCACCAATGATCTTAAC AACTTGCAAAACAGTATTACTGGAGGAACCAAAAAGCTCGTGAACAAAATGAAAG GAAAAACACAAAGGCCATTACCAGAGCTACTAAAGGAGTATGAAATTCCAACGGGCATTTTCCCTCGCGAAGCAACAAACTACGAGTTTAATGAAGAGACAAAGAAACTTACTGTCCATCTACCGGAGATATGTGAAATTACATATAGAGATGCATCGATTGTACGATTCAATAATACAGTTAGTGTACATATAGAGAAGGGAAAGTTAGATGAAATAGAAGGAATGAAAACAAAAGTAATGTTCCTTTTTATAACAGTTAGTGTTATTTTGTTTGAACAAACAGAAATTCATTTCACTGCTGGATTGAGGAGAACACGTCCAAGAAATGCATATGAAGCCATTAGAGATGGAATTGGGATAGACAAATTCTAG
- the LOC107030836 gene encoding ferritin-3, chloroplastic-like, translating into MAVSAITTFITPLKNLSLSLSSVSNVVFPKKQFKLLCATSDVSLTGVAFEPFDEVNKEEFMVPITLQTSLARQRFEDECEAAINEQINVEYNVSYVYHAMYAYFDRYNVALKGLAKFFKESSEEEKEHAEKFMHYQNIRGGRVKLHSIMMPPSEFDHVDKGDALYAMELALSLEKLTNEKLLTLHSIKNLFFFVADRNNDSEMKDFLAEQVEAIKKIADYVTQLRRVGKGHGVWHFDQMLLH; encoded by the exons ATGGCAGTTTCAGCTATTACTACTTTTATTACTCCATTGAAAAATTTATCGTTATCGCTTTCTTCTGTTTCAAATGTTGTTTTTCCTAAGAAACAATTCAAATTACTTTGTGCAACATCTGATGTTTCACTTACTGGTGTTGCGTTTGAGCCATTTGATGAAGTTAACAAAGAAGAATTTATGGTTCCTATCACACTACAAACTTCACTTGCTCGACAAagattcgaggatgaatgtgaAGCTGCTATCAATGAGCAGATCAA TGTGGAGTACAATGTTTCGTATGTATACCACGCCATGTACGCCTACTTTGACAGGTACAACGTAGCTCTAAAAGGCCTCGCAAA ATTCTTCAAGGAGTCAagtgaagaagaaaaggaaCATGCTGAGAAGTTTATGCATTATCAG AACATCCGAGGAGGAAGAGTGAAGCTACACTCTATTATGATGCCTCCCTCTGAATTTGATCATGTTGATAAGGGAGACGCGTTGTAT GCAATGGAACTAGCATTGTCCTTGGAGAAGTTAACAAATGAGAAACTCCTGACCCTGCATAGCATAAAAAACCTCTTCTTTTTC GTGGCTGATCGAAACAATGACTCCGAAATGAAAGATTTTTTGGCTGAGCAG GTTGAGGCTATTAAGAAAATTGCAGATTATGTAACTCAGCTAAGGAGGGTTGGAAAAGGACATG